A genome region from Nicotiana tabacum cultivar K326 chromosome 13, ASM71507v2, whole genome shotgun sequence includes the following:
- the LOC107811721 gene encoding protein RDM16-like, translated as MEREKSSRRERASREDDDDRRHHHRDRSKHHHRDDENRHRSDDRKGRDRERRREKSHESEVIREKSYDREDSLERRHSHRRKDDREKREKSYEREDSVERKNAHKRKERGEESVDKSNGGDEKRARVSEDKKEERRERRRFDDKVKKEEEEDVEIDEEMKGKRFEMRIVKEEPKPEPNNDNGHGVGSIDNGVTMGPYNAASRTSPDKSLTRIDPPVTKVSSISTTNENKGVNINRSHAVPGKSSTDGAASDAGKSATLSLDAKGNAKALIQRQKELAAKLKKIPLLNKGADFTREGSSQIGRKDSLYAASTDAGILPPPVASSNSGILPTPSSAPSTSTIATVASANTPPSGLPQVVGLTVTAQNYDKVKRAHELFAKMGFRQDPEFPPLINMFPGQMPPEVTIQPKPARAPVLRLDALGREIDEQGNVVNVPKPSSTLKVNINKQKKENFQILKPELDVDPDKNPHFDPRMGIDKNKILRPKRMSFQFVEEGKWSHDAELIKLKQSQYGESRAKELRAKQMQLAKAKAEPDINPNLIEVAERVITKEKPKEPIPDVEWWDAPLLRSGTYGGMVDGDLTDDMLRMEKITIYVEHPRPIEPPAEPAPPPPQPLKLTKKEQKKLRTQRRLAREKERQEMIRQGLLEPPKPKVKMSNLMKVLGSEATQDPTKLEMEIRSAAAEREQAHIDRNIARKLTPDERREKKERKLFDDPNIAAETIVSIYRVNDLSHPQTRFKVDVNAQENRMTGCAVISEGISVVVVEGGKKSIKRYGKLMLRRIDWAAAVKKEDDEDEDEDEDKPLNKCVLVWQGTVAKSSFHRFFVHECRTEAAARKVFADAGVPHYWDLAVNFKDDEF; from the exons ATGGAGAGAGAGAAATCGAGTAGGAGAGAACGAGCATCCAGAGAGGACGACGACGACCGCCGCCATCATCATCGCGACCGTTCGAAGCACCACCACCGCGACGATGAGAACCGACACCGATCCGATGATCGAAaaggtcgcgatcgcgaaaggcgtCGCGAGAAATCACACGAATCGGAAGTTATCAGAGAAAAATCTTACGATAGAGAGGATTCCTTGGAGAGAAGGCATTCGCATAGGAGGAAAGACGATCGAGAGAAACGCGAGAAATCGTATGAGAGAGAGGATTCAGTGGAGAGAAAGAATGCGCATAAGAGGAAAGAGAGAGGAGAAGAGAGTGTGGATAAGAGCAATGGAGGAGATGAGAAGAGAGCTAGGGTTTCGGAGGATAAGAAGGAggagagaagagagaggaggagatttgatgataaagtgaagaaggaggaggaagaggatGTGGAAATTGATGAAGAAATGAAGgggaaaagatttgaaatgagaATTGTGAAGGAAGAACCGAAACCCGAGCCCAATAATGATAATGGTCACGGTGTTGGTTCCATTGATAAT GGTGTGACAATGGGACCATACAATGCAGCATCAAGGACCTCCCCAGATAAATCTTTGACTCGTATTGATCCTCCTGTTACCAAGGTATCTTCAATTTCTACAACAAATGAAAATAAGGGAGTTAATATTAACAGATCTCATGCGGTTCCTGGGAAATCTAGTACAGATGGGGCAGCTTCTGATGCTGGCAAGAGTGCCACCTTATCCCTTGATGCCAAAGGAAATGCAAAGGCTCTCATACAAAGGCAGAAGGAGCTGGCAGCAAAGCTTAAGAAAATTCCTTTG CTAAACAAGGGTGCCGACTTTACGAGAGAGGGAAGTTCACAGATTGGTCGCAAGGATAGCCTTTATGCCGCTTCAACAGATGCGGGGATATTGCCCCCACCGGTTGCATCTTCAAATTCAGGGATATTACCCACTCCAAGTTCAGCACCTAGCACATCGACTATAGCTACTGTGGCTTCTGCAAATACGCCACCCAGTGGCTTACCTCAGGTCGTGGGGCTCACAGTCACAGCACAGAACTACGATAAAGTGAAGCGTGCACATGAGCTTTTTGCTAAGATGGGATTCCGGCAGGACCCGGAGTTTCCCCCCCTCATTAACATGTTTCCTGGGCAAATGCCTCCAGAGGTTACCATTCAGCCAAAACCCGCTAGAGCCCCTGTTCTTCGTTTGGATGCATTAGGCAGGGAAATCGATGAACAGGGAAATGTGGTTAATGTGCCTAAGCCATCTAGCACCCTTAAG gtgaacatcaacaagcagaaaaaagaaaacttccaaattctcaaACCTGAACTTGATGTTGATCCTGATAAAAATCCTCATTTTGATCCAAGGATGGGGATTGACAAGAACAAAATTTTGAGGCCAAAGAGGATGTCATTTCAGTTTGTGGAGGAAGGTAAATGGTCCCATGATGCAGAATTAATTAAGTTAAAG CAAAGCCAATATGGTGAATCACGAGCCAAAGAGTTGAGGGCAAAGCAAATGCAATTGGCAAAGGCAAAAGCAGAGCCTGACATAAATCCAAATCTTATTGAGGTGGCAGAGAGGGTTATCACCAAGGAAAAACCAAAGGAACCAATTCCTGATGTTgagtggtg GGATGCTCCTCTGTTACGATCTGGTACTTATGGTGGTATGGTCGATGGTGACTTAACTGATGATATGTTGAGGATGGAGAAGATCACTATTTATGTTGAACACCCCCGCCCTATTGAGCCTCCTGCTGAACCTGCTCCACCTCCTCCACAACCATTGAAGCTGACCAAGAAGGAGCAGAAGAAACTACGTACCCAGCGTCGACTGGCTAGGGAGAAAGAAAGGCAGGAAATGATACGTCAGGGCCTGTTAGAACCACCAAAACCAAAAGTTAAAATGAGCAATCTTATGAAAGTTCTTGGCTCAGAAGCCACTCAGGATCCCACAAAGCTTGAAATGGAGATCAGAAGTGCTGCTGCTGAGCGAGAACAGGCTCACATAGACAGAAATATTGCTCGAAAGCTCACTCCTGATGAACGTcgtgagaagaaagaaagaaaactatTTGATGATCCAAATATCGCAGCGGAGACGATAGTTTCGATATACAGAGTTAATGACCTTTCACACCCTCAAACTCGCTTCAAAGTTGATGTTAATGCTCAGGAGAATCGGATGACTGGGTGTGCAGTTATCTCGGAAGGTATAAGTGTGGTGGTAGTTGAAGGTGGTAAAAAGTCCATCAAGCGGTATGGGAAACTTATGCTTAGGCGAATAGACTGGGCTGCTGCTGTTAAGAAAGAAGATGATGAAGacgaagatgaagatgaagataagCCTCTCAACAAGTGTGTGTTAGTCTGGCAAGGGACTGTTGCTAAATCAAGCTTCCATAGATTTTTTGTTCACGAGTGCAGGACTGAGGCTGCTGCTCGTAAGGTCTTTGCTGATGCTGGGGTTCCTCATTACTGGGATCTTGCTGTAAACTTCAAAGATGATGAATTTTAG